The following are encoded together in the Pectinophora gossypiella chromosome 14, ilPecGoss1.1, whole genome shotgun sequence genome:
- the LOC126372430 gene encoding protein FAM135A isoform X1 translates to MTDLQATFEFSVELYKFYNVDLFQRGLYQIRVGLRVSPKVPVHIEASVSSSNGAARTGRPAANASLIGGLAASRAFQIMYRNEEVTLRDIVHFRAHLLVDSRNLKESLERAEWSLGVELWCSEGAQSSTLAPVSCRVLKLHFQPSQGLHYHLPVLFDYFHLSSVSITIHASLVALHQPYINTPRSSKQWGKLMKSAGSFNASGSLENLLFGSSGKCAGGNSSKIAHARQVHAEVCGILLGSLEGLQSALSVCGSTGVLLTPEESSSNSVVGEVAQRIKELSDLGRMRKSEAGEEEEWAMGAAHDIARLCAEVTLRWRAFLHHTSDRPHVHHALAARHHALRIKRFAECFFVLDNPRHSLAGCYDSNYQSYQSVGEVARRSRYLALLPPLPVHCIALDGDPHIMPIIFEDRYQDTAEFARRRSFLSSGASKSGSDPFLCTEPLGEDCVCSISSIMDSRRPSSEASRVTLTLPKTIMDVLEPQFNAPKTSSNVVQATLTLAPQKTSRGSPKRALVKQNVVELTKPHNKQLELTGRNRYIVQNNQISEIQLPPNSAFASCSIQQGQQMSRYSASTLLDINATKSSTLTRVGKDKSDSNEVFTQKHEITSGVSTLPARHSKSLDQLRVSQMAPLSNSHAFSKRDVRNTSNTSVNYPNPKPYLPPQQMKPTTLPRSVTTTAYPTSTTIRSGTKGEDYRRNINEFREKYKNPCNMNYNQLVMNNDVFHNAGYKYDGIMKPNPNQVYGYTFGNQGTMQVNNVIRNPLEFQRGYSVNLPRPMLPPRNSYPPVSGKNQVTDQNNLVSSKHVHRSNSTHVFHQNMESQQQIDIEAARNQLRHELNYYLQKGDWSYDFNTGSLIQNYQKKSSKSSDDSGFVMTLDRSSDGTSKSTYSKTPPSTPHSTMPSVRHKKSRSKESKLNNNGKNGTKMHSSRDSLSSHHSIRSKDSKSDRHTSKSERSTPKSERGTPKSGKGTPKSGAITPRSGLATPKSGRTTPKSGVATPKSSRSSGKPEKRTKHKASEKMTQLMSEAASSSSNESIPFELRRLESSASVPYSLDHGPELLRHCRSAASVLDEPNLTNTYGSESLPNLAPPPAFESPPLDIADKDFKILPPENFLSKDEKGSKSSSTSSLSEQSGWVSSGRSSGASTPDNASSQLNQNFPPPSSNTTAPKVSSKKIDNSVEKRQKVEGETISDFKRTVLNGEQLRERLLKLAVKVSENNSNEQIECCDKEICEECTICSDSICTDSQCELNKLMHSNGIDAGCNSDTCNASCFQQCSDVNPAKLNQRHNSFSAVQGKSYSSTSKGSSEGTVKKSQTIGDNLHPYIRKEIPAKTPQAKGPVDRALKDRIEYTEKLIAAEIRSLAAAAAAERACKSHKKGVPGPMGAIQKYQNKARSEIDLAHFMGDNDYEHLPPPQQFRDAPPPPDAFKDPPTKSPKLSRQSSKSSTPSKTPRKQPPQPSTLQLDNPLYHVCEEQRESNLVSIFGLAESERLFVKCREEFRQSVKYPGAIYSDFPPLENSLPYFHISDEYRMFNPEGLHLIICVHGLDGNAADLRLVKTYLELGLPGARLDFLMSERNQGDTFSDFDTMTDRLVQEIVTHIQNSSEPARISFVGHSLGTIIIRSALARPQMKPFLGKLHTFLSLSGPHLGTLYNSSGLVNAGMWFMQKWKKSGSLLQLSLRDASDPRRSFLYRLSERSQLHQFKHILLCGSGQDRYVPLHSARLELCKAAAKDTSLLGQAYREMVHNMVSPLAARASTVSVVRYDVQHALPHTASALVGRAAHIAALDSDLFIEKFLLVSALKYFR, encoded by the exons CCAGATCATGTACCGCAACGAAGAG GTCACTCTCAGGGACATCGTGCACTTCAGGGCTCACTTGCTTG TCGACAGCCGCAACCTGAAGGAATCCTTGGAGCGTGCAGAATGGAGCCTGGGCGTGGAGCTATGGTGCAGCGAGGGAGCACAGTCCAGCACTCTAGCCCCTGTCTCGTGCAGGGTCCTGAAGCTTCACTTCCAGCCCTCGCAGGGCCTGCACTACCATCTGCCAGTTCTATTCGATTACTTCCATCTATCCTCCGTATCTATCACCATCCACGCCAGCCTAGTTGCTTTGCATCAGCCTTATATCAA CACTCCTCGTTCGAGCAAGCAATGGGGTAAACTGATGAAGAGTGCAGGCAGCTTCAACGCGTCTGGAAGTCTGGAGAATCTGCTGTTTGGGTCCAGCGGAAAGTGTGCTGGAGGGAATTCTAGCAAAATAGCTCACGCCAG GCAAGTGCACGCAGAAGTGTGCGGCATTCTTCTGGGATCCCTGGAAGGGCTGCAGAGCGCGTTGTCCGTCTGCGGATCGACCGGGGTCCTCCTCACTCCTGAAGAGTCCTCCTCCAACTCCGTAGTCGGGGAGGTCGCGCAGCGGATCAAGGAACTTAGCGACCTAGGCCGAATGAGG AAATCAGAAGCCGGTGAGGAAGAGGAATGGGCGATGGGCGCTGCGCACGACATCGCGCGGCTATGCGCAGAGGTGACGCTGCGCTGGCGCGCGTTCCTGCACCACACCTCCGACAGACCGCACGTGCATCATGCGCTCGCTGCACGACATCATGCTTTACG CATCAAACGCTTCGCCGAATGCTTCTTCGTGCTGGACAACCCTCGGCACTCTCTAGCCGGTTGTTATGACAGCAACTACCAATCGTACCAGAGCGTCGGCGAGGTCGCACGGAGATCACGCTACCTTGCCCTCCTGCCTCCCTTGCCTGTCCACTGCATCGCCCTCGATGGCGACCCCCATATCATGCCCATCATATTTGAAGACAG GTATCAAGACACAGCTGAGTTCGCTAGACGTCGCTCATTCCTGAGCTCTGGTGCAAGTAAATCTGGCAGTG ATCCATTTCTGTGTACTGAACCTCTTGGAGAAGACTGTGTTTGTAGCATAAGTTCGATCATGGACTCAAGAAGGCCATCGTCTGAGGCTTCCAGAGTAACGCTTACTCTGCCCAAGACCATTATGGACGTCCTAGAACCACAATTTAATGCGCCAAAAACAAGTTCCAATGTCGTACAAGCCACATTAACACTTGCTCCACAAAAAACATCTCGTGGTTCCCCGAAAAGAGCTCTAGTCAAACAAAATGTCGTTGAACTAACTAAACCGCACAACAAACAGCTAGAATTAACCGGCAGAAATAGATACATCGTACAAAATAATCAAATCAGTGAGATACAGCTTCCACCCAACAGCGCTTTTGCTTCATGTTCTATTCAGCAGGGACAACAAATGTCAAGGTATTCAGCATCAACATTACTCGATATTAACGCAACAAAAAGCAGCACCTTGACTAGAGTTGGAAAGGATAAAAGCGATTCTAATGAAGTATTTACACAAAAACATGAAATAACTAGCGGAGTCAGCACTCTACCAGCGCGACACAGCAAATCATTAGATCAACTAAGAGTTTCACAAATGGCGCCTCTTAGCAACTCACATGCATTCTCAAAGAGGGATGTGAGAAACACTTCGAATACTTCGGTTAATTATCCAAATCCAAAACCATACTTACCCCCGCAGCAGATGAAGCCCACAACTCTACCTCGGAGCGTCACTACTACTGCTTATCCTACAAGCACAACAATTAGATCGGGAACTAAAGGCGAAGACTACAGGAGAAATATTAATGAATtcagagaaaaatataaaaatccatGCAATATGAACTACAATCAACTTGTGATGAACAATGACGTATTTCATAATGCAGGGTATAAATACGATGGAATCATGAAACCTAATCCCAATCAGGTGTACGGCTATACTTTCGGTAATCAGGGTACAATGCAAGTGAATAATGTTATTCGTAATCCGTTAGAATTTCAAAGAGGCTACAGTGTAAATTTACCCCGTCCTATGTTGCCTCCACGTAATTCTTACCCACCGGTTAGTGGGAAAAATCAAGTGACTGATCAGAATAACTTAGTTTCTAGTAAGCACGTACACAGATCAAACTCTACTCATGTATTCCATCAAAATATGGAGAGCCAGCAACAGATCGACATTGAAGCTGCTCGTAACCAACTGCGACATGAACTGAATTATTATCTGCAAAAAGGAGACTGGAGTTACGACTTCAATACGGGTAGCCTTATTCAAAACTATCAAAAGAAATCTAGCAAAAGTAGCGATGACAGTGGATTTGTAATGACCTTAGATAGAAGTAGTGATGGAACTTCCAAATCAACGTATTCGAAGACACCACCATCAACTCCTCACTCTACGATGCCCTCGGTACGACATAAGAAAAGTCGATCCAAAGAATCCAAACTAAACAACAACGGTAAAAATGGCACGAAAATGCATTCGAGTAGAGACTCTCTCAGTAGCCATCATTCTATTAGGTCTAAAGATAGTAAATCTGACCGCCATACATCAAAATCTGAACGCAGTACACCAAAGTCTGAAAGAGGAACACCTAAATCTGGTAAAGGTACTCCTAAATCAGGTGCTATAACACCAAGATCTGGTTTGGCTACACCTAAATCGGGAAGAACCACACCTAAATCTGGCGTAGCGACTCCAAAAAGTAGTAGGTCAAGTGGGAAACCAGAGAAAAGAACTAAACATAAGGCGTCTGAAAAAATGACGCAACTAATGTCggaagctgcttcttcttctagcAACGAAAGTATACCTTTTGAGCTAAGAAGACTAGAATCGTCAGCTAGTGTTCCATATAGCCTTGATCATGGTCCCGAACTATTAAGACATTGCAGAAGTGCGGCTTCTGTTTTAGATGAACCGAACTTAACCAACACTTACGGCTCAGAATCACTTCCTAATTTAGCCCCACCTCCAGCTTTTGAATCACCTCCACTCGATATAGCAGATAAAGACTTCAAGATATTACCACCGGAAAACTTTCTATCCAAGGACGAGAAAGGAAGTAAAAGTAGTTCCACTTCAAGTTTGAGCGAGCAAAGTGGATGGGTATCTAGTGGAAGAAGTTCTGGTGCATCTACCCCAGATAATGCTAGTAGTCAATTAAACCAAAACTTTCCACCTCCTAGTAGTAATACAACTGCGCCCAAGGTGTCCagtaaaaaaatagataattcTGTCGAAAAGCGACAAAAGGTGGAGGGTGAGACGATAAGCGATTTCAAACGAACCGTTTTGAATGGCGAACAACTAAGGGAACGGTTGCTAAAATTAGCAGTAAAGGTCTCTGAAAATAACTCTAATGAGCAAATAGAATGCTGTGATAAAGAAATTTGTGAAGAATGCACTATATGTAGTGATTCCATATGTACAGATAGTCAATGTGAATTGAATAAATTGATGCATAGTAACGGCATAGATGCGGGATGTAATTCAGACACGTGCAATGCGAGTTGTTTTCAGCAATGTTCAGATGTAAACCCTGCGAAACTCAATCAGAGGCATAATTCCTTCAGCGCTGTTCAGGGAAAATCTTATTCTTCTACTTCAAAAGGTTCTAGTGAAGGAACAGTGAAGAAATCTCAAACTATTGGCGACAATTTGCACCCATACATACGCAAGGAGATTCCAGCAAAAACTCCACAAGCGAAAGGTCCAGTAGACAGAGCTTTAAAAGACAGGATAGAATATACAGAGAAGTTAATAGCCGCTGAAATTCGTAGTCTCGCTGCGGCTGCAGCAGCAGAGAGAGCTTGTAAAAGTCACAAGAAAGGAGTCCCGGGACCTATGGGAGCAATACAGAAATATCAAAACAAGGCGAGATCGGAAATAGATTTGGCTCATTTTATGGGCGATAACGATTACGAACATTTGCCCCCACCGCAACAATTTAGAGATGCGCCACCGCCTCCGGACGCGTTTAAG gatCCTCCAACAAAATCACCTAAGCTGAGTCGCCAAAGTAGCAAATCATCAACACCTTCAAAGACACCGAGAAAGCAGCCACCGCAGCCATCAACTCTTCAGTTGGATAATCCCTTATATCACGTTTGCgaag AGCAACGTGAGAGCAACCTGGTCAGTATCTTCGGTTTGGCTGAGTCTGAGCGTCTCTTCGTCAAGTGCAGAGAAGAATTCAGACAGAGCGTCAAATACCCAGGAGCTATTTACTCGGACTTTCCCCCTCTTGAGAATTCTCTACCGTATTTCCATATCAGTGACGAGTATAGGATGTTTAATCCTGAAG GTTTACACCTAATAATCTGCGTTCATGGCTTAGACGGTAATGCAGCAGATCTTCGTCTGGTAAAAACTTACTTAGAACTCGGGTTGCCAGGAGCTAGGCTAGACTTTCTGATGTCCGAGAGAAATCAGGGTGACACCTTCTCTGACTTCGATACTATGACTGATAG gCTTGTGCAAGAAATCGTTACCCACATCCAAAATTCAAGCGAACCGGCAAGAATAAGCTTCGTAGGTCATTCTTTAGGCACTATCATCATTCGATCTGCTCTAGCTCGGCCGCAAATGAAACCATTCCTGGGGAAACTGCACACGTTCTTGTCTTTAAGCGGTCCGCATCTTGGCACACTCTATAATTCCAGTGGATTGGTCAACGCTG GCATGTGGTTCATGCAGAAATGGAAGAAGTCAGGGTCGCTTCTTCAGCTCTCGCTAAGAGATGCTTCGGACCCTCGCAGATCCTTCCTGTACCGCTTGAGTGAGAGAAGTCAGCTCCATCAGTTCAAACACATCTTGCTCTGTGGGTCAGGTCAAGACAGATACGTGCCGCTGCATTCAGCCAGGCTAGAACTGTGCAAGGCTGCTGCTAAAGACACGTCTTTATTGGGACAAGCTTACAGGGAAAtg GTGCACAACATGGTGTCACCGCTAGCGGCGCGTGCGTCGACGGTGTCAGTGGTACGATACGACGTGCAGCACGCGCTGCCACATACGGCGAGTGCTCTGGTCGGCAGGGCGGCCCACATCGCAGCCCTAGACTCCGACCTTTTCATAGAAAAGTTCCTTCTTGTCTCGGCGCTAAAGTATTTCCGATAA
- the LOC126372430 gene encoding protein FAM135A isoform X2, whose protein sequence is MTDLQATFEFSVELYKFYNVDLFQRGLYQIRVGLRVSPKVPVHIEASVSSSNGAARTGRPAANASLIGGLAASRAFQIMYRNEEVTLRDIVHFRAHLLVDSRNLKESLERAEWSLGVELWCSEGAQSSTLAPVSCRVLKLHFQPSQGLHYHLPVLFDYFHLSSVSITIHASLVALHQPYINTPRSSKQWGKLMKSAGSFNASGSLENLLFGSSGKCAGGNSSKIAHARQVHAEVCGILLGSLEGLQSALSVCGSTGVLLTPEESSSNSVVGEVAQRIKELSDLGRMRKSEAGEEEEWAMGAAHDIARLCAEVTLRWRAFLHHTSDRPHVHHALAARHHALRIKRFAECFFVLDNPRHSLAGCYDSNYQSYQSVGEVARRSRYLALLPPLPVHCIALDGDPHIMPIIFEDRYQDTAEFARRRSFLSSGASKSGSDPFLCTEPLGEDCVCSISSIMDSRRPSSEASRVTLTLPKTIMDVLEPQFNAPKTSSNVVQATLTLAPQKTSRGSPKRALVKQNVVELTKPHNKQLELTGRNRYIVQNNQISEIQLPPNSAFASCSIQQGQQMSRYSASTLLDINATKSSTLTRVGKDKSDSNEVFTQKHEITSGVSTLPARHSKSLDQLRVSQMAPLSNSHAFSKRDVRNTSNTSVNYPNPKPYLPPQQMKPTTLPRSVTTTAYPTSTTIRSGTKGEDYRRNINEFREKYKNPCNMNYNQLVMNNDVFHNAGYKYDGIMKPNPNQVYGYTFGNQGTMQVNNVIRNPLEFQRGYSVNLPRPMLPPRNSYPPVSGKNQVTDQNNLVSSKHVHRSNSTHVFHQNMESQQQIDIEAARNQLRHELNYYLQKGDWSYDFNTGSLIQNYQKKSSKSSDDSGFVMTLDRSSDGTSKSTYSKTPPSTPHSTMPSVRHKKSRSKESKLNNNGKNGTKMHSSRDSLSSHHSIRSKDSKSDRHTSKSERSTPKSERGTPKSGKGTPKSGAITPRSGLATPKSGRTTPKSGVATPKSSRSSGKPEKRTKHKASEKMTQLMSEAASSSSNESIPFELRRLESSASVPYSLDHGPELLRHCRSAASVLDEPNLTNTYGSESLPNLAPPPAFESPPLDIADKDFKILPPENFLSKDEKGSKSSSTSSLSEQSGWVSSGRSSGASTPDNASSQLNQNFPPPSSNTTAPKVSSKKIDNSVEKRQKVEGETISDFKRTVLNGEQLRERLLKLAVKVSENNSNEQIECCDKEICEECTICSDSICTDSQCELNKLMHSNGIDAGCNSDTCNASCFQQCSDVNPAKLNQRHNSFSAVQGKSYSSTSKGSSEGTVKKSQTIGDNLHPYIRKEIPAKTPQAKGPVDRALKDRIEYTEKLIAAEIRSLAAAAAAERACKSHKKGVPGPMGAIQKYQNKARSEIDLAHFMGDNDYEHLPPPQQFRDAPPPPDAFKDPPTKSPKLSRQSSKSSTPSKTPRKQPPQPSTLQLDNPLYHVCEEQRESNLVSIFGLAESERLFVKCREEFRQSVKYPGAIYSDFPPLENSLPYFHISDEYRMFNPEGLHLIICVHGLDGNAADLRLVKTYLELGLPGARLDFLMSERNQGDTFSDFDTMTDRLVQEIVTHIQNSSEPARISFVGHSLGTIIIRSALARPQMKPFLGKLHTFLSLSGPHLGTLYNSSGLVNAGMWFMQKWKKSGSLLQLSLRDASDPRRSFLYRLSERSQLHQFKHILLCGSGQDRYVPLHSARLELCKAAAKDTSLLGQAYREMVHNMVSPLAARASTVSVVRYDVQHALPHTASALVGRAAHIAALDSDLFIEKFLLVSALKYFR, encoded by the exons CCAGATCATGTACCGCAACGAAGAGGTTACTCTCAGGGACATCGTGCACTTCAGGGCTCACTTGCTTG TCGACAGCCGCAACCTGAAGGAATCCTTGGAGCGTGCAGAATGGAGCCTGGGCGTGGAGCTATGGTGCAGCGAGGGAGCACAGTCCAGCACTCTAGCCCCTGTCTCGTGCAGGGTCCTGAAGCTTCACTTCCAGCCCTCGCAGGGCCTGCACTACCATCTGCCAGTTCTATTCGATTACTTCCATCTATCCTCCGTATCTATCACCATCCACGCCAGCCTAGTTGCTTTGCATCAGCCTTATATCAA CACTCCTCGTTCGAGCAAGCAATGGGGTAAACTGATGAAGAGTGCAGGCAGCTTCAACGCGTCTGGAAGTCTGGAGAATCTGCTGTTTGGGTCCAGCGGAAAGTGTGCTGGAGGGAATTCTAGCAAAATAGCTCACGCCAG GCAAGTGCACGCAGAAGTGTGCGGCATTCTTCTGGGATCCCTGGAAGGGCTGCAGAGCGCGTTGTCCGTCTGCGGATCGACCGGGGTCCTCCTCACTCCTGAAGAGTCCTCCTCCAACTCCGTAGTCGGGGAGGTCGCGCAGCGGATCAAGGAACTTAGCGACCTAGGCCGAATGAGG AAATCAGAAGCCGGTGAGGAAGAGGAATGGGCGATGGGCGCTGCGCACGACATCGCGCGGCTATGCGCAGAGGTGACGCTGCGCTGGCGCGCGTTCCTGCACCACACCTCCGACAGACCGCACGTGCATCATGCGCTCGCTGCACGACATCATGCTTTACG CATCAAACGCTTCGCCGAATGCTTCTTCGTGCTGGACAACCCTCGGCACTCTCTAGCCGGTTGTTATGACAGCAACTACCAATCGTACCAGAGCGTCGGCGAGGTCGCACGGAGATCACGCTACCTTGCCCTCCTGCCTCCCTTGCCTGTCCACTGCATCGCCCTCGATGGCGACCCCCATATCATGCCCATCATATTTGAAGACAG GTATCAAGACACAGCTGAGTTCGCTAGACGTCGCTCATTCCTGAGCTCTGGTGCAAGTAAATCTGGCAGTG ATCCATTTCTGTGTACTGAACCTCTTGGAGAAGACTGTGTTTGTAGCATAAGTTCGATCATGGACTCAAGAAGGCCATCGTCTGAGGCTTCCAGAGTAACGCTTACTCTGCCCAAGACCATTATGGACGTCCTAGAACCACAATTTAATGCGCCAAAAACAAGTTCCAATGTCGTACAAGCCACATTAACACTTGCTCCACAAAAAACATCTCGTGGTTCCCCGAAAAGAGCTCTAGTCAAACAAAATGTCGTTGAACTAACTAAACCGCACAACAAACAGCTAGAATTAACCGGCAGAAATAGATACATCGTACAAAATAATCAAATCAGTGAGATACAGCTTCCACCCAACAGCGCTTTTGCTTCATGTTCTATTCAGCAGGGACAACAAATGTCAAGGTATTCAGCATCAACATTACTCGATATTAACGCAACAAAAAGCAGCACCTTGACTAGAGTTGGAAAGGATAAAAGCGATTCTAATGAAGTATTTACACAAAAACATGAAATAACTAGCGGAGTCAGCACTCTACCAGCGCGACACAGCAAATCATTAGATCAACTAAGAGTTTCACAAATGGCGCCTCTTAGCAACTCACATGCATTCTCAAAGAGGGATGTGAGAAACACTTCGAATACTTCGGTTAATTATCCAAATCCAAAACCATACTTACCCCCGCAGCAGATGAAGCCCACAACTCTACCTCGGAGCGTCACTACTACTGCTTATCCTACAAGCACAACAATTAGATCGGGAACTAAAGGCGAAGACTACAGGAGAAATATTAATGAATtcagagaaaaatataaaaatccatGCAATATGAACTACAATCAACTTGTGATGAACAATGACGTATTTCATAATGCAGGGTATAAATACGATGGAATCATGAAACCTAATCCCAATCAGGTGTACGGCTATACTTTCGGTAATCAGGGTACAATGCAAGTGAATAATGTTATTCGTAATCCGTTAGAATTTCAAAGAGGCTACAGTGTAAATTTACCCCGTCCTATGTTGCCTCCACGTAATTCTTACCCACCGGTTAGTGGGAAAAATCAAGTGACTGATCAGAATAACTTAGTTTCTAGTAAGCACGTACACAGATCAAACTCTACTCATGTATTCCATCAAAATATGGAGAGCCAGCAACAGATCGACATTGAAGCTGCTCGTAACCAACTGCGACATGAACTGAATTATTATCTGCAAAAAGGAGACTGGAGTTACGACTTCAATACGGGTAGCCTTATTCAAAACTATCAAAAGAAATCTAGCAAAAGTAGCGATGACAGTGGATTTGTAATGACCTTAGATAGAAGTAGTGATGGAACTTCCAAATCAACGTATTCGAAGACACCACCATCAACTCCTCACTCTACGATGCCCTCGGTACGACATAAGAAAAGTCGATCCAAAGAATCCAAACTAAACAACAACGGTAAAAATGGCACGAAAATGCATTCGAGTAGAGACTCTCTCAGTAGCCATCATTCTATTAGGTCTAAAGATAGTAAATCTGACCGCCATACATCAAAATCTGAACGCAGTACACCAAAGTCTGAAAGAGGAACACCTAAATCTGGTAAAGGTACTCCTAAATCAGGTGCTATAACACCAAGATCTGGTTTGGCTACACCTAAATCGGGAAGAACCACACCTAAATCTGGCGTAGCGACTCCAAAAAGTAGTAGGTCAAGTGGGAAACCAGAGAAAAGAACTAAACATAAGGCGTCTGAAAAAATGACGCAACTAATGTCggaagctgcttcttcttctagcAACGAAAGTATACCTTTTGAGCTAAGAAGACTAGAATCGTCAGCTAGTGTTCCATATAGCCTTGATCATGGTCCCGAACTATTAAGACATTGCAGAAGTGCGGCTTCTGTTTTAGATGAACCGAACTTAACCAACACTTACGGCTCAGAATCACTTCCTAATTTAGCCCCACCTCCAGCTTTTGAATCACCTCCACTCGATATAGCAGATAAAGACTTCAAGATATTACCACCGGAAAACTTTCTATCCAAGGACGAGAAAGGAAGTAAAAGTAGTTCCACTTCAAGTTTGAGCGAGCAAAGTGGATGGGTATCTAGTGGAAGAAGTTCTGGTGCATCTACCCCAGATAATGCTAGTAGTCAATTAAACCAAAACTTTCCACCTCCTAGTAGTAATACAACTGCGCCCAAGGTGTCCagtaaaaaaatagataattcTGTCGAAAAGCGACAAAAGGTGGAGGGTGAGACGATAAGCGATTTCAAACGAACCGTTTTGAATGGCGAACAACTAAGGGAACGGTTGCTAAAATTAGCAGTAAAGGTCTCTGAAAATAACTCTAATGAGCAAATAGAATGCTGTGATAAAGAAATTTGTGAAGAATGCACTATATGTAGTGATTCCATATGTACAGATAGTCAATGTGAATTGAATAAATTGATGCATAGTAACGGCATAGATGCGGGATGTAATTCAGACACGTGCAATGCGAGTTGTTTTCAGCAATGTTCAGATGTAAACCCTGCGAAACTCAATCAGAGGCATAATTCCTTCAGCGCTGTTCAGGGAAAATCTTATTCTTCTACTTCAAAAGGTTCTAGTGAAGGAACAGTGAAGAAATCTCAAACTATTGGCGACAATTTGCACCCATACATACGCAAGGAGATTCCAGCAAAAACTCCACAAGCGAAAGGTCCAGTAGACAGAGCTTTAAAAGACAGGATAGAATATACAGAGAAGTTAATAGCCGCTGAAATTCGTAGTCTCGCTGCGGCTGCAGCAGCAGAGAGAGCTTGTAAAAGTCACAAGAAAGGAGTCCCGGGACCTATGGGAGCAATACAGAAATATCAAAACAAGGCGAGATCGGAAATAGATTTGGCTCATTTTATGGGCGATAACGATTACGAACATTTGCCCCCACCGCAACAATTTAGAGATGCGCCACCGCCTCCGGACGCGTTTAAG gatCCTCCAACAAAATCACCTAAGCTGAGTCGCCAAAGTAGCAAATCATCAACACCTTCAAAGACACCGAGAAAGCAGCCACCGCAGCCATCAACTCTTCAGTTGGATAATCCCTTATATCACGTTTGCgaag AGCAACGTGAGAGCAACCTGGTCAGTATCTTCGGTTTGGCTGAGTCTGAGCGTCTCTTCGTCAAGTGCAGAGAAGAATTCAGACAGAGCGTCAAATACCCAGGAGCTATTTACTCGGACTTTCCCCCTCTTGAGAATTCTCTACCGTATTTCCATATCAGTGACGAGTATAGGATGTTTAATCCTGAAG GTTTACACCTAATAATCTGCGTTCATGGCTTAGACGGTAATGCAGCAGATCTTCGTCTGGTAAAAACTTACTTAGAACTCGGGTTGCCAGGAGCTAGGCTAGACTTTCTGATGTCCGAGAGAAATCAGGGTGACACCTTCTCTGACTTCGATACTATGACTGATAG gCTTGTGCAAGAAATCGTTACCCACATCCAAAATTCAAGCGAACCGGCAAGAATAAGCTTCGTAGGTCATTCTTTAGGCACTATCATCATTCGATCTGCTCTAGCTCGGCCGCAAATGAAACCATTCCTGGGGAAACTGCACACGTTCTTGTCTTTAAGCGGTCCGCATCTTGGCACACTCTATAATTCCAGTGGATTGGTCAACGCTG GCATGTGGTTCATGCAGAAATGGAAGAAGTCAGGGTCGCTTCTTCAGCTCTCGCTAAGAGATGCTTCGGACCCTCGCAGATCCTTCCTGTACCGCTTGAGTGAGAGAAGTCAGCTCCATCAGTTCAAACACATCTTGCTCTGTGGGTCAGGTCAAGACAGATACGTGCCGCTGCATTCAGCCAGGCTAGAACTGTGCAAGGCTGCTGCTAAAGACACGTCTTTATTGGGACAAGCTTACAGGGAAAtg GTGCACAACATGGTGTCACCGCTAGCGGCGCGTGCGTCGACGGTGTCAGTGGTACGATACGACGTGCAGCACGCGCTGCCACATACGGCGAGTGCTCTGGTCGGCAGGGCGGCCCACATCGCAGCCCTAGACTCCGACCTTTTCATAGAAAAGTTCCTTCTTGTCTCGGCGCTAAAGTATTTCCGATAA